The Streptomyces sp. CC0208 genome window below encodes:
- a CDS encoding phosphotransferase — translation MDEVEVVVAHSERATLRVGDVFVKVDADQARLDAEVEAMALAPVPTPEVLWRKPHVLAIAALPGVTLGTLGGPSTGSPTAWAAAGAAIRKLHEAPLPPRPGQAGRNITALAAELDDECERLVTTGLLPADLVTRNRQIAEAAFRPWTPAFTHGDLQIAHVFVDGDEVTGIIDWSEAGQGDPLYDLATFTLGHEEHLADVIAGYGAAVDLAVIQAWWSLRSLLIVRWLSEHGFDPFAPGCEVDVLRSHM, via the coding sequence ATGGATGAGGTCGAAGTCGTCGTCGCCCATTCCGAGCGCGCGACACTGCGCGTCGGCGATGTGTTCGTGAAGGTGGACGCCGATCAGGCGCGCCTCGACGCCGAGGTGGAGGCGATGGCCCTCGCGCCGGTCCCCACCCCGGAGGTCCTGTGGCGCAAGCCGCACGTGCTCGCGATCGCGGCACTCCCAGGGGTGACGCTTGGAACCCTCGGCGGGCCGTCGACCGGGTCGCCGACGGCATGGGCCGCGGCGGGCGCCGCCATCCGGAAGTTGCACGAGGCGCCGCTTCCGCCACGCCCCGGCCAGGCCGGCCGGAACATCACCGCGCTGGCGGCGGAACTCGACGACGAGTGCGAGCGGCTCGTGACCACCGGCCTCCTGCCGGCGGACCTGGTCACCCGAAACCGCCAGATCGCCGAGGCCGCGTTCCGGCCGTGGACTCCGGCCTTCACTCACGGCGACCTGCAGATCGCGCACGTCTTCGTCGACGGCGACGAGGTCACGGGCATCATCGACTGGTCCGAGGCGGGCCAGGGTGATCCGTTGTACGATCTCGCCACCTTCACGCTCGGACACGAGGAGCACCTTGCCGATGTCATCGCCGGCTATGGCGCTGCCGTCGACCTCGCCGTGATCCAGGCGTGGTGGTCGTTGCGAAGCCTGCTGATCGTGCGCTGGCTGAGCGAGCACGGCTTCGACCCGTTCGCGCCGGGTTGCGAGGTCGACGTGCTGAGATCCCACATGTGA
- a CDS encoding alpha/beta hydrolase-fold protein: protein MPWPHDVRVALPPSYEHGDRSYPVLWVTDASLSFPLTVGLMNWLHTVQEVAELIVIGVGAPDESDPAEFGARRTHDFYAMPRWVNAGLGGTHMEALSSERPTGGGGADAMLSFLVDEVRQRLASEFRFDDDHGLVGFSGGGHFVGFALLSRPAAFGRYLASSPALSGCEDLLFTLEADYAATHDDLVAKVFLGAGEAELTDPFVVAADIVGSMTRMAQLLRLRDYPSLELTARLYPRQTHGSALSYALNEGLRTLYPFTDSWA, encoded by the coding sequence GTGCCCTGGCCGCATGACGTGCGCGTCGCGCTCCCTCCGTCGTACGAGCACGGTGACCGCAGTTACCCCGTCCTGTGGGTGACAGACGCGTCCCTCAGCTTCCCGCTCACCGTCGGCCTGATGAACTGGCTCCACACCGTGCAGGAGGTCGCTGAGCTCATCGTGATCGGCGTCGGCGCTCCCGACGAGAGTGATCCCGCCGAGTTCGGTGCGCGTCGCACGCACGACTTCTATGCGATGCCGAGATGGGTCAATGCCGGGCTCGGTGGCACGCACATGGAGGCACTGTCCAGCGAAAGACCGACGGGCGGCGGCGGCGCCGATGCCATGCTGTCGTTCCTGGTCGACGAGGTGCGCCAGCGGCTGGCGAGCGAGTTCCGGTTCGACGACGACCACGGTCTCGTCGGGTTCTCCGGCGGCGGACACTTCGTCGGCTTCGCTCTGCTCTCCCGGCCGGCGGCCTTCGGCCGCTATCTGGCCAGTAGCCCTGCCCTCAGCGGATGTGAGGATCTGCTGTTCACGCTGGAGGCCGACTATGCCGCGACCCACGACGACCTGGTGGCGAAGGTCTTCCTCGGCGCGGGCGAGGCGGAGCTGACCGATCCCTTCGTTGTCGCGGCCGACATCGTCGGGTCGATGACCCGCATGGCGCAGCTGCTGCGGCTGCGTGACTACCCGTCCCTCGAACTCACCGCCCGCCTGTACCCCAGGCAGACCCACGGGTCGGCGTTGTCGTACGCGTTGAACGAGGGCCTGCGCACGCTGTACCCCTTCACGGACTCTTGGGCTTGA
- a CDS encoding helix-turn-helix domain-containing protein, whose protein sequence is MRRTSFAHWPCSIARTMDLLGDWWTPLVLREAFYGIKRFDGFQESLGIARNTLTDRLRRLVDEGLLEKRPYQTEPVRHDYVLTEKGRDFYGVLLAMNRWGDRWLAGEAGPPVTSYHDVCGQESHAEVVCAACGEPMTAENTHPRMGPGYPPRLAERPDVKERFAG, encoded by the coding sequence ATGAGGCGCACATCCTTCGCACACTGGCCCTGCTCGATCGCCCGCACCATGGACCTGCTCGGCGACTGGTGGACGCCGCTGGTGCTGCGGGAGGCCTTCTACGGGATCAAGCGGTTCGACGGATTCCAGGAGTCGCTCGGCATCGCACGCAACACGCTCACCGACCGCTTGCGGCGGCTTGTCGACGAAGGGCTGCTGGAGAAGCGGCCGTACCAGACCGAGCCGGTGCGCCACGACTACGTCCTCACCGAGAAGGGGCGCGACTTCTACGGCGTGCTGCTGGCGATGAACCGGTGGGGGGACCGGTGGCTCGCCGGTGAGGCGGGTCCGCCCGTCACCAGTTACCACGACGTCTGCGGCCAGGAGAGTCACGCCGAGGTGGTGTGCGCCGCCTGCGGCGAGCCGATGACCGCCGAGAACACCCATCCGAGGATGGGGCCTGGCTATCCGCCGCGCCTGGCCGAGCGACCGGACGTGAAGGAGCGGTTCGCCGGCTGA
- a CDS encoding SRPBCC family protein has translation MEWTGARYADKPTVEVPIWIAAPPERVWALVSDIELMPRLSSELQSVEWLDGGKVPVLGARFVGRSKHEAFGEWATISHIVEYEPLRVFAWAVEDPQFPSAIWRFTLEPRDGGTLLRQWMQMGPGRSGLSVAIDRMPEKEQKIVFVRMREFESNIGTTLEAIKKLAEEPGKARV, from the coding sequence GTGGAGTGGACGGGCGCGCGCTATGCGGACAAGCCGACGGTGGAGGTGCCGATCTGGATCGCTGCCCCGCCCGAACGGGTGTGGGCGCTCGTGTCCGACATCGAGTTGATGCCTCGCCTGAGCTCCGAGTTGCAGTCGGTGGAGTGGCTGGACGGAGGCAAGGTGCCCGTGCTGGGGGCCCGCTTCGTGGGCCGGAGCAAGCATGAGGCCTTCGGTGAGTGGGCCACCATCTCCCACATCGTCGAGTACGAGCCCCTGAGGGTGTTCGCGTGGGCGGTGGAGGATCCGCAGTTCCCGTCAGCGATCTGGCGGTTCACGCTGGAGCCGCGGGACGGTGGCACGCTGCTGCGGCAGTGGATGCAGATGGGGCCGGGCCGTTCGGGCCTCTCCGTCGCCATCGACCGTATGCCGGAGAAGGAGCAGAAGATCGTCTTCGTGCGCATGCGCGAGTTCGAGAGCAACATCGGCACCACGCTTGAGGCGATCAAGAAGCTGGCGGAAGAGCCCGGAAAGGCGCGTGTGTGA
- a CDS encoding LLM class flavin-dependent oxidoreductase — MRTSTTIEASANWPETVDFVVEAEKLGMDICWVAEAWGAEAPSPLGYLAAKTERMLLGSAIIQLATRTPMAIARAAITLSNLSGGRFLLGLGPSGPQVIEGLHGVPFARPLSRMRETVEIVRQAASGEKVAYSGREFQIPLPGGEGKPMRLAMRAEHEMPIHLATLSPKMLHLTGEIADGWLGTSFVPEGAKEAYFDHLDAGLVASGRSRADFDICQGAEVAFAEDEDALRAMVAGRKKELAFSLGGMGSATTNFYNNAYSRQGWAEVAAEVRERWQAGDREGAAGLVTDDMVLATTLIGTENMVRERLRVWRDAGVDIVRFYPAGETLDARLTTLGRAIDLVREIEIESEGEAAR, encoded by the coding sequence ATGCGTACGTCCACCACCATCGAGGCTTCCGCGAACTGGCCGGAGACGGTCGACTTCGTCGTGGAGGCGGAGAAACTCGGCATGGACATCTGCTGGGTCGCGGAGGCCTGGGGAGCGGAGGCGCCGTCGCCGCTGGGTTACCTCGCCGCCAAAACCGAGCGCATGCTGCTCGGTTCCGCGATCATTCAGCTCGCCACCCGGACGCCGATGGCCATCGCCCGGGCCGCGATCACGCTGTCCAACCTCTCCGGGGGTCGCTTCCTTCTGGGGCTGGGCCCGTCCGGACCGCAGGTGATCGAAGGTCTGCACGGGGTGCCGTTCGCCCGGCCGCTGTCCCGGATGCGCGAGACGGTTGAGATCGTGCGTCAGGCCGCGTCGGGTGAGAAAGTCGCCTACTCCGGGCGGGAGTTCCAGATCCCGCTGCCCGGCGGGGAAGGCAAGCCCATGCGTCTGGCGATGCGCGCGGAGCACGAGATGCCGATCCACCTGGCGACGCTCTCGCCTAAGATGCTGCACCTGACAGGGGAGATCGCGGACGGCTGGCTGGGTACCAGCTTCGTGCCCGAGGGGGCCAAGGAGGCGTACTTCGACCACCTGGACGCGGGGCTCGTCGCTTCGGGACGTTCGCGTGCCGACTTCGACATCTGCCAGGGGGCGGAGGTGGCGTTCGCCGAGGACGAGGACGCGCTGCGGGCGATGGTGGCAGGTCGCAAGAAGGAGCTGGCGTTCAGCCTCGGCGGTATGGGCTCCGCGACGACGAACTTCTACAACAACGCCTACAGCCGCCAGGGTTGGGCCGAGGTCGCGGCCGAGGTCCGGGAACGCTGGCAGGCCGGGGACCGGGAGGGCGCGGCTGGTCTGGTCACCGACGACATGGTGCTGGCCACCACGCTGATCGGCACCGAGAACATGGTGCGGGAACGGCTGCGCGTATGGCGCGACGCCGGCGTCGACATCGTCCGCTTCTACCCCGCCGGCGAGACGCTGGACGCACGGCTCACCACCCTCGGCCGGGCCATCGACCTGGTCCGCGAGATCGAGATCGAGAGCGAAGGTGAGGCAGCACGCTGA
- a CDS encoding SRPBCC domain-containing protein: MPDILHRIGVEHSSPQQVYEALTTLDGLSGWWTEKTSGSTGLDDVIEFRFGPGGFDMKVTELDPGRLVRWDVVDGPQEWIGTSVQWDLRQDGDYTIVLFKHEGWREPVEFMHHCSTKWATFLLSLKQLLESGEGAPDPRDVKISDWH, from the coding sequence ATGCCAGACATCCTTCACCGCATCGGCGTCGAACACTCCTCGCCGCAGCAGGTGTACGAGGCGCTGACCACCCTGGACGGCTTGTCCGGCTGGTGGACCGAGAAGACGTCCGGGAGCACCGGCCTGGACGACGTGATCGAGTTCCGGTTCGGGCCTGGCGGGTTCGACATGAAGGTCACCGAGCTCGATCCGGGCCGGCTCGTCCGCTGGGACGTCGTGGACGGACCGCAGGAATGGATCGGCACCAGCGTGCAGTGGGACCTCCGTCAGGACGGTGACTACACGATCGTGTTGTTCAAGCACGAGGGCTGGCGTGAGCCGGTCGAGTTCATGCACCACTGCAGCACCAAGTGGGCCACCTTCCTGCTGAGTCTCAAGCAACTCCTCGAGAGCGGGGAAGGGGCCCCCGACCCGCGCGACGTGAAGATCAGCGACTGGCACTGA
- a CDS encoding winged helix-turn-helix domain-containing protein yields MRVDDELWSAVGDPTRRRMLDLLLSEGSGTATSLSEQLPVTRQAVAKHLLVLDRVGLVHATTAGREKQFRVDQAQLARAVAQLADVGAAWDSRLQRIKRIAETIQRGRDTGSETDKTQ; encoded by the coding sequence GTGAGGGTGGACGACGAGCTCTGGTCGGCGGTCGGCGACCCGACCCGGCGCCGGATGCTGGACCTGTTGCTGAGCGAAGGCAGTGGGACGGCGACCAGCCTGAGCGAGCAACTGCCGGTGACCCGTCAGGCGGTGGCCAAACACCTCCTCGTCCTCGACCGAGTCGGCCTGGTGCACGCCACCACCGCCGGCCGTGAGAAGCAGTTCCGTGTCGACCAGGCTCAGCTCGCCCGCGCCGTCGCCCAGCTCGCCGACGTCGGCGCTGCCTGGGACTCCCGTCTCCAGCGCATCAAGCGCATCGCCGAGACCATCCAGCGCGGCAGGGACACGGGCAGCGAGACCGACAAGACACAGTAG
- a CDS encoding SRPBCC family protein, translated as MEFGTIEREIHIDASPEVVFDVVSNPEHLREWWPDEAEFPAVPGGTGRIGFGDCSQGGTWVQFTVVDAVPPRLFSFRWTHEEGESAARGNSNLVVFELTPAGTGTLLRMTESGFRERGWDEAKVAARYAEHASGWDFYLPRLPAYAAKVGAGGRA; from the coding sequence ATGGAATTCGGAACAATCGAGCGGGAGATCCACATCGACGCCTCACCCGAGGTCGTGTTCGACGTGGTGAGCAATCCCGAGCACCTGCGCGAGTGGTGGCCGGACGAGGCGGAGTTCCCGGCCGTGCCCGGAGGAACGGGCCGGATCGGCTTCGGGGACTGCTCGCAGGGCGGCACCTGGGTGCAGTTCACGGTCGTCGACGCCGTGCCACCGCGGCTCTTCTCCTTCCGCTGGACCCACGAGGAGGGAGAGTCGGCCGCCCGCGGCAACTCGAACCTCGTCGTCTTCGAGCTCACGCCCGCCGGGACAGGGACGCTCCTGCGGATGACCGAGAGCGGCTTCCGCGAGCGCGGCTGGGACGAGGCGAAGGTTGCCGCCAGGTACGCCGAGCACGCCTCCGGCTGGGACTTCTACCTGCCGCGGCTGCCGGCTTACGCCGCGAAGGTCGGAGCTGGTGGTCGAGCGTGA